From the genome of Salvelinus alpinus chromosome 19, SLU_Salpinus.1, whole genome shotgun sequence, one region includes:
- the LOC139545754 gene encoding hyaluronan and proteoglycan link protein 1-like, producing MIALLCTALLSLTLASSVYSDTNSTASAPVYATETELGDQNRVFASRGSNITLQCRLHRQHGTSFGRMGMRIKWTKLSADESLEEDVLVSMGFHKKSYGSFLGRVRLLEADDDDASLLINDVSLDDMGKFRCEVIDGMEDVIHEVTLEVQGSAGYSDGVVFPYSPRLGRYNLNFHDAEQACLDQDSVVASFDQLYEAWRSGLDWCNAGWLNDGSVQYPITNPRRACGGVNSGAGLRSYGQRDKSKSRYDVFCFTSAVNGRFYWLVQPDKLTFNEAAQACQDDGAEIAKVGQMYAAWKLNGYDRCDSGWLADGSVRYPISRPRRNCSPTEAAVRFVGFPDKKQKLFGVYCFKGQQ from the exons AGACTGAACTTGGTGATCAGAACCGTGTGTTTGCCAGTCGCGGCTCCAACATCACTCTACAATGCCGGCTCCACCGCCAGCACGGGACATCTTTCGGCCGCATGGGCATGAGGATCAAGTGGACCAAGCTGTCCGCGGATGAGTCACTGGAGGAAGATGTGCTGGTTTCCATGGGCTTCCACAAGAAGAGCTATGGCAGCTTCCTGGGCCGTGTCCGCCTGCTGGAGGCCGACGATGACGATGCCTCACTGCTCATCAACGACGTGTCCCTGGACGACATGGGAAAGTTCCGTTGTGAGGTCATTGATGGCATGGAGGATGTCATTCATGAGGTTACCTTGGAGGTGCAAGGTAGTGCAGGCTACAGCGATG GTGTGGTGTTCCCTTACTCCCCACGGCTGGGCCGATACAACCTCAACTTCCACGATGCTGAGCAGGCTTGCCTGGACCAGGACTCTGTGGTGGCCTCCTTCGACCAGCTCTACGAGGCCTGGAGGAGTGGCCTTGACTGGTGCAATGCCGGTTGGCTGAACGACGGCTCCGTGCAGTACCCCATAACCAACCCCAGACGGGCCTGTGGAGGAGTCAACTCCGGTGCGGGCCTGAGGAGCTACGGCCAGCGTGACAAGTCCAAGAGCCGTTACGATGTCTTCTGCTTCACCTCTGCCGTCAACG GCCGCTTCTACTGGCTGGTGCAGCCCGACAAGCTAACGTTCAACGAGGCTGCTCAGGCGTGCCAGGATGATGGAGCTGAGATCGCCAAGGTGGGCCAGATGTATGCTGCATGGAAGCTGAACGGCTATGACCGCTGCgactctggctggctggctgacggcagtGTCCGCTACCCCATCTCCAGACCCCGCAGGAACTGCAGCCCGACAGAGGCGGCTGTGCGCTTCGTGGGATTCCCCGACAAGAAGCAAAAGCTCTTTGGCGTCTACTGCTTCAAGGGCCAGCAGTGA